A stretch of Deltaproteobacteria bacterium DNA encodes these proteins:
- a CDS encoding ATPase P: MIEIDIPGYGTLRLEHLVLDYNGTLSRDGKLLPGVVDRIRTLSRHLAIHVLTADTFGSVKKELSMLPCRLYIIPREEQAEAKASYTAELGIDRTVCVGNGRNDRLMLKRAALGIAVLQDEGTAAESLMAADLSTPGILEALDLLLFPRRLIATLRS; encoded by the coding sequence ATGATAGAAATCGATATTCCCGGTTATGGAACGCTCAGGCTGGAACACCTTGTTCTGGATTACAACGGCACCCTTTCACGGGACGGGAAGTTGCTTCCGGGAGTGGTGGACCGAATCAGGACCTTGTCGAGGCACCTCGCGATCCATGTGTTGACAGCGGACACGTTCGGCTCCGTGAAAAAGGAACTTTCAATGCTGCCTTGCCGCCTGTACATTATTCCCCGAGAAGAACAGGCGGAAGCGAAGGCATCGTACACGGCTGAACTGGGAATCGACCGGACCGTGTGCGTCGGCAATGGGAGGAATGATCGCCTGATGCTCAAGAGAGCGGCCCTGGGGATAGCGGTGCTCCAGGATGAAGGAACCGCGGCTGAATCCCTTATGGCCGCCGATCTTTCAACGCCGGGTATCCTGGAAGCCCTCGATCTGCTTCTCTTTCCAAGGCGGCTTATCGCTACCCTTCGTTCATGA
- a CDS encoding PAS domain S-box protein, translating to MAKKPGRRKLLNNSDIGSAFSVNEDRYRSLFETVTDIIVLIDPEYVITDVSPSVEREAGYRPEEVIGISIHDVDFTTGEFRRSVFENLEKVFAGERISGVEYQLITRRGDVMYVEINATPLYRDCIVHACICVARNVTQRKRMEEEIRESGEKYRDLVENMRDIVYMTDDKGMITYVSPVIRELGGYEPSDIIGKRYVDFVFDEDLPDRWEYFTRALQGENENTEYRYVTRDGRVRWVRNSPRPIVKDGCVTGLQGNLSDITERKEVEESLRRSQEWLRTVLENMPVLLVAFDEREGIIVWNAECERVTGYTMEEARNLGNIWEALYPDPEYREWLLKETRHHRNEYYNLEVRITDRNGDVRTLSLSNISAQFPVPGWKFWAVGVDMTEIKKAEEVLRNMNAHLEHQVRQRTEELHMKAQKLEETNAALRTLLQAAEEFKEDMEMRVLSNVSQVTIPYLERLKRTRLSEDQMTYCTILDTHIRNITSSFAKRLSSPYLGFTPQEVRIATLIKEHKSTKDIAELLAISESAVIFHRHNIRKKLGIIGKKVNLEAHLEQFSQ from the coding sequence ATGGCGAAAAAACCGGGTCGACGGAAGCTCTTGAATAACAGTGATATCGGTAGCGCTTTCAGTGTCAATGAAGACAGATACCGTTCGCTTTTTGAGACGGTAACGGACATCATCGTTCTGATCGATCCCGAGTATGTCATTACCGACGTGTCCCCCAGCGTGGAACGGGAGGCGGGATATCGACCGGAAGAAGTGATCGGAATTTCAATTCATGATGTCGATTTTACCACCGGTGAGTTCCGGCGCAGCGTCTTCGAAAACCTTGAAAAAGTGTTTGCCGGCGAGAGGATCTCAGGTGTTGAGTATCAATTGATCACGCGCCGTGGAGATGTGATGTATGTGGAGATCAATGCCACACCCCTGTACCGGGATTGTATTGTTCATGCCTGTATCTGCGTGGCCCGCAATGTGACTCAGCGAAAGAGAATGGAAGAGGAGATCAGGGAAAGCGGGGAGAAATACCGTGACCTGGTGGAGAACATGAGAGACATTGTTTATATGACTGACGACAAGGGCATGATCACCTATGTGAGCCCTGTGATCAGAGAGCTTGGCGGGTATGAGCCGTCGGACATCATCGGAAAGCGGTACGTTGATTTCGTGTTTGATGAGGATCTTCCCGACCGGTGGGAGTATTTCACCCGGGCCCTTCAAGGGGAGAATGAAAACACGGAGTATCGCTATGTCACCCGGGATGGCCGTGTGAGATGGGTGAGGAACTCTCCCCGGCCGATCGTCAAGGATGGTTGCGTGACCGGTCTGCAGGGTAATCTGTCGGATATCACGGAGCGGAAAGAGGTGGAGGAATCCCTGCGAAGAAGTCAGGAATGGCTTCGTACCGTACTTGAGAACATGCCGGTTCTTCTCGTGGCCTTCGACGAGCGGGAGGGAATCATCGTCTGGAACGCCGAATGTGAGCGGGTAACGGGATATACAATGGAGGAGGCCCGGAACCTGGGAAACATCTGGGAAGCGTTGTATCCCGATCCTGAATACCGCGAGTGGCTGTTGAAAGAAACAAGACACCACCGGAATGAATACTACAATCTCGAAGTACGGATAACGGACCGGAACGGCGATGTCAGGACCCTTTCCTTATCCAATATTTCCGCTCAATTCCCTGTTCCCGGCTGGAAATTCTGGGCTGTCGGCGTCGATATGACGGAAATAAAGAAAGCGGAGGAGGTTCTTCGGAACATGAACGCTCATCTGGAACATCAGGTACGGCAGCGAACCGAGGAATTGCACATGAAAGCACAAAAGCTCGAAGAAACGAATGCTGCGTTGCGGACCCTGCTGCAGGCCGCCGAGGAATTCAAGGAAGACATGGAAATGCGGGTTCTCTCGAATGTTTCCCAGGTCACGATCCCCTACCTGGAGCGACTGAAGCGCACCCGGTTGAGCGAGGACCAGATGACCTACTGCACAATCCTGGACACTCATATCCGGAACATCACGTCCTCCTTCGCGAAACGATTGTCTTCACCCTATCTCGGCTTCACCCCCCAGGAGGTCAGGATCGCCACCCTCATCAAGGAACATAAATCAACCAAGGATATCGCCGAATTGCTGGCCATTTCCGAGAGTGCCGTTATTTTCCACCGTCACAACATCAGAAAAAAACTCGGTATCATCGGGAAAAAGGTGAATCTCGAAGCCCACCTGGAACAATTTTCACAGTAG
- a CDS encoding HU family DNA-binding protein: MNKSDIISSVNGICRSRREAHNLVNFVFSMISDALTEKDTVTLTGFGTFRVIQRKARRGRNPRTGENLWVESSDVLRFTPCRTLKEAVKKTDGYKKAGHQSA; encoded by the coding sequence GTGAATAAGAGTGATATTATAAGCAGCGTAAACGGGATCTGCAGAAGCAGGAGAGAGGCACACAACCTCGTCAATTTCGTTTTTTCCATGATCAGCGATGCGCTTACGGAGAAGGACACGGTTACCCTGACGGGTTTCGGTACGTTCCGGGTCATCCAGCGCAAGGCCCGACGGGGAAGAAATCCGCGAACCGGTGAAAACCTGTGGGTGGAGTCGTCGGATGTTCTACGATTCACTCCCTGCAGAACGCTGAAGGAAGCCGTCAAGAAGACAGACGGATATAAAAAAGCAGGACATCAGTCGGCATGA
- a CDS encoding glycosyltransferase, with the protein MNQTYDVVVGIPSYREAETIGFVTRTAAQGLSTYFPSKRCIIVNCDNNSPDGTREAFLAAEIPRNIERKYITTPEGVTGKGNNFWNLFNFCRDVEAGITIVIDADLRSITPEWIRYLGSPVEEGHDLVTPLYSRHQFDGTITNHLCYPLVFSLAGIDIRQPIGGDFAFSRKLCRFWLDQEWNDTIRHYGIDIFMSLSALFGDFKVCQTGLGVKIHNTSTPKLGQMFEEVIHTLFTTLHKHQSKWLQNNVPSARQTVIRTVALKGLDKMMEPEPLSVEDIVRLKDDCRREYDKYKDLVKQYLNTYAYQKTNHMYSMDYYDLDIMLWSHIVYSLFYLFDGAPEATRLDIINALKPLYFERTITFNYQTYRYAVSFAEKEVRDQAMAFLCQKPYLLGLYAGNGGASPP; encoded by the coding sequence GTGAATCAGACATACGATGTCGTCGTCGGCATCCCCTCATACCGGGAAGCAGAAACGATCGGTTTCGTCACACGGACGGCGGCACAGGGATTGTCCACCTATTTCCCCTCAAAGCGCTGCATCATAGTAAACTGCGACAACAACAGTCCCGATGGAACGCGGGAAGCCTTTCTGGCAGCTGAAATACCACGAAATATTGAAAGAAAATATATCACGACGCCGGAAGGTGTAACAGGCAAGGGCAATAACTTCTGGAACCTGTTCAACTTCTGCAGGGATGTGGAGGCCGGCATAACGATCGTCATTGATGCCGACCTGCGCTCGATAACACCCGAATGGATCCGGTACCTCGGCTCGCCCGTCGAAGAAGGGCATGATCTCGTCACCCCTCTCTATTCACGGCATCAATTCGACGGGACCATCACGAACCACCTCTGTTATCCACTCGTCTTTTCACTGGCCGGCATAGACATCAGACAGCCCATCGGCGGCGATTTCGCATTTTCCCGGAAACTCTGCCGGTTCTGGCTTGACCAGGAATGGAACGACACGATCCGTCACTACGGTATCGATATATTCATGTCCCTCTCGGCCCTCTTCGGCGATTTCAAGGTCTGCCAGACGGGACTGGGTGTTAAGATACACAACACAAGCACGCCAAAGCTGGGACAGATGTTTGAGGAGGTCATTCATACCCTTTTCACCACGCTGCACAAGCATCAATCAAAATGGTTGCAAAACAATGTTCCCAGTGCCCGGCAAACGGTGATCCGCACCGTCGCGTTGAAGGGTCTCGATAAAATGATGGAACCAGAACCGCTTTCCGTCGAGGATATCGTCAGACTGAAGGATGATTGCAGGAGGGAATACGACAAGTACAAAGACCTGGTGAAGCAATACCTGAATACCTATGCATACCAGAAAACCAATCACATGTATTCCATGGATTATTACGACCTTGATATCATGCTGTGGTCGCACATTGTGTACAGCCTCTTCTACCTCTTCGACGGCGCCCCGGAAGCAACACGCCTGGACATTATCAATGCCCTGAAACCCCTATACTTTGAACGGACCATCACCTTCAACTATCAGACCTACCGATACGCCGTTTCCTTCGCGGAAAAGGAAGTCCGTGATCAGGCAATGGCCTTTCTCTGCCAGAAACCCTATCTCTTGGGCCTGTACGCGGGAAACGGCGGCGCTTCACCGCCATAA
- a CDS encoding prenyltransferase, giving the protein MKQFEHILGPMRLPFLILPPACVILGLGTAFHTQGTFSVFYLFLTLAGALSAHVSVNSLNEYYDFTSGLDLRTQRTAFSGGSGTLPRMPHKARTALITGMAAFILTGLIGLYFVAVRGILLLPLGVAGLIIVFTYTIWLTRSPLFCLIAPGLGFGPLMVMGTDFVLTGSYSWMAFAASLIPFFLVSNLLLMNQFPDIDADRSIGRRHLIIAFGRTTGIITYGSFLAATYVSIIISVAAGLFPAWCLLGLASIPAAGAAFFGLLRHASDIPKLAPFMGLNVVVTIITPLLTAAGFFITL; this is encoded by the coding sequence ATGAAGCAGTTTGAACACATTCTCGGCCCGATGCGGCTGCCCTTTCTGATCCTCCCGCCAGCCTGCGTCATTCTTGGCCTGGGAACGGCGTTTCATACCCAGGGAACCTTCAGCGTGTTCTATCTTTTCCTGACCCTCGCGGGTGCTCTGTCGGCCCATGTCAGCGTGAATTCACTGAACGAATATTACGATTTCACCAGCGGACTGGACCTTCGAACGCAGCGGACCGCCTTCAGCGGCGGCAGCGGCACTCTGCCGCGTATGCCGCACAAGGCCCGCACGGCCCTGATAACCGGAATGGCAGCCTTTATTCTGACAGGCCTGATCGGCCTCTATTTTGTCGCCGTCCGGGGTATTCTGCTGTTACCCTTGGGGGTTGCCGGTCTCATCATCGTGTTCACCTACACCATCTGGCTCACCCGCAGTCCCCTTTTCTGTCTCATCGCGCCCGGGCTCGGATTCGGCCCCCTCATGGTGATGGGCACCGATTTCGTCCTAACGGGGTCATATTCCTGGATGGCCTTTGCGGCATCATTGATACCGTTTTTCCTGGTCAGCAACCTGCTTCTCATGAACCAGTTCCCGGATATCGACGCGGACAGAAGCATCGGCAGGCGACACCTCATCATCGCCTTCGGCAGAACCACGGGGATCATTACTTACGGATCCTTTCTCGCGGCCACCTATGTTTCCATCATTATCTCCGTCGCGGCCGGCCTTTTTCCTGCCTGGTGCCTGCTCGGCCTCGCGTCGATCCCTGCGGCAGGTGCCGCCTTTTTCGGCCTGCTCCGGCATGCCAGTGACATCCCGAAGCTGGCCCCCTTTATGGGGCTGAACGTGGTTGTCACCATCATTACACCGCTCCTGACGGCCGCGGGATTTTTCATCACCCTCTGA
- a CDS encoding DUF362 domain-containing protein has translation MGQKSEVVFSDTGQGIEVAVRDIFEHFGGGASLLKSSGDVYLKVNTVDLKPYSFTDPEVVREVIRYFQRQGARDIYVIENCTQSNFTRLVFTGTGMSRVCRETGAIPVYLDETGVVPIYLEGLQTFNDISSFVFERLIEEGHRNLYVSLPKLKTHSMSQVTLSIKNQFGLIHQQSRIADHNFRLHRKFADIYRVIRPDFVVIDGLIATNHGHYIAEKNTSECVVPMNCLIGGRDPLSVDIVAAAFLGFAIDDVEHLRLAAETGIGESDMDNISIINREIFEERKKNLTCELLDRFPPELVILRGKERCCNEGCRRNTETVVEVFYCDHNGKGGFTILMGKGIDPAEVRNIQGPVHIAGSCAIQEHGMELVRRLGKKKVTMSPGCNNLAETVHALCRHMGVAPLKLAAVNPVSSLSALITARLKGTRAIIPPIF, from the coding sequence ATGGGACAGAAAAGCGAGGTTGTTTTTTCCGATACCGGGCAGGGGATCGAAGTGGCTGTCCGCGACATCTTTGAGCATTTCGGCGGTGGCGCGTCGCTGCTGAAATCAAGCGGTGATGTCTATCTGAAGGTGAACACCGTCGATCTGAAACCTTACAGTTTCACCGATCCCGAAGTTGTCAGGGAAGTGATCAGGTACTTTCAGCGCCAGGGAGCACGGGATATCTACGTTATCGAAAACTGCACCCAGAGTAATTTTACCCGCCTTGTCTTCACGGGAACGGGCATGAGCCGGGTGTGCAGGGAAACGGGCGCCATCCCGGTCTATCTCGATGAGACCGGCGTCGTTCCCATCTACCTTGAGGGTCTCCAGACGTTCAATGACATTTCATCCTTCGTGTTCGAACGGCTCATCGAAGAGGGCCATCGAAACCTGTACGTCTCCCTTCCCAAGCTGAAGACACACTCCATGTCACAGGTAACCCTTTCAATAAAGAACCAGTTCGGTTTGATACATCAGCAGAGCCGCATCGCCGATCACAATTTCCGACTCCACCGGAAATTTGCCGATATCTACCGGGTTATCCGGCCTGACTTCGTCGTCATAGACGGTCTCATCGCGACAAACCACGGCCACTATATCGCCGAAAAGAACACATCCGAATGCGTGGTCCCCATGAACTGCCTGATCGGAGGACGCGACCCCCTCTCTGTCGATATTGTCGCCGCGGCGTTCCTCGGGTTCGCCATCGACGACGTGGAACACCTCCGGCTTGCCGCTGAAACCGGCATCGGTGAAAGCGACATGGACAACATATCGATCATCAACCGCGAGATCTTCGAAGAACGCAAAAAGAACCTGACCTGCGAACTGCTCGACCGGTTTCCTCCCGAACTCGTCATCCTGCGGGGAAAAGAGCGGTGCTGTAATGAAGGGTGCCGGAGAAACACCGAGACGGTCGTCGAAGTCTTCTATTGTGATCACAACGGGAAGGGAGGCTTCACCATTCTCATGGGAAAGGGGATCGATCCCGCGGAGGTCCGGAACATTCAGGGTCCCGTCCACATAGCGGGAAGCTGCGCCATCCAGGAACACGGCATGGAGCTGGTCCGGCGCCTCGGCAAAAAGAAGGTCACCATGAGCCCCGGTTGCAACAACCTGGCTGAGACCGTCCATGCCCTGTGCCGCCACATGGGAGTCGCACCGCTGAAACTGGCGGCTGTGAACCCCGTCAGTTCCCTGTCGGCACTGATCACTGCCCGACTGAAGGGAACCCGGGCCATTATACCGCCGATCTTCTGA
- a CDS encoding zinc ribbon domain-containing protein — MPIYEFYCRKCNTIFNFYSKSVNIEKVPRCPRCKTVKLRRQMSLFATISGERGEGDDDMPPIDESRMEKAMEMLAREAGRINEDDPRQAASMMRKLSEAAGLNLSSGMEEALSRLEKGEDPEKIEEEMGDMFEGEEPFTLETRGKKASKRRRPAMDEKLYEL, encoded by the coding sequence ATGCCGATTTATGAGTTTTACTGCAGAAAATGCAATACGATATTCAATTTTTATTCGAAGTCGGTTAACATCGAGAAAGTTCCCCGCTGCCCCCGCTGCAAGACCGTGAAGCTGCGCCGCCAGATGTCGCTGTTCGCCACCATTTCGGGAGAGCGAGGCGAGGGAGATGATGATATGCCGCCCATCGATGAATCCCGGATGGAAAAAGCCATGGAGATGCTGGCACGGGAAGCCGGCAGGATCAACGAGGATGATCCCCGACAGGCAGCATCGATGATGAGGAAACTGTCGGAGGCGGCGGGATTGAATCTGAGCTCCGGAATGGAAGAAGCCCTGAGCCGTCTTGAAAAAGGAGAGGACCCTGAAAAAATAGAAGAAGAGATGGGGGACATGTTCGAGGGGGAAGAGCCCTTTACCCTTGAAACCAGGGGAAAGAAGGCATCGAAGCGGCGTCGGCCGGCGATGGATGAGAAACTGTACGAACTGTGA
- a CDS encoding M48 family metallopeptidase, with the protein MIQFNGFLLAFLVLFLGRSCCRLLLTRINVGHLTRKGNRVPPGFEKVLDEKTLVRMTGYTIDSSRFGSLVSLFNDGILLLIILSGLLPWYAEYVESLRFNAVIAGLLFLAGPAAVGFVLDIPFELYETFVIERKYGFSTISWKLWLSDLLKGLAVSLVLTGILLGSLLVLIFHAGPAWWFWAWILFACFQLLIMWLYPVVIAPLFNRYEPVKDQELRDRIIALVEKAGLKARGIFQVDAGKRSRHTNAYFTGLGRSKRIVLFDTLLLSHSHDELLAVLAHEIGHWKKRHIIKQLLLMEILSLFLFFIISRIMAWPEFYHTFGFSRINPAAGLFLISALSGPVAFFFRPLSSALSRRYEQEADDFTFHLTGRTAPLISALRGLARDNLSNLYPHPIYAWFYYSHPPLLARIARLQEFRKKEDIDFQGPVVVDSP; encoded by the coding sequence ATGATTCAGTTCAATGGTTTTCTTCTGGCATTTCTGGTACTGTTTCTCGGCCGCTCCTGCTGCCGCCTGCTTCTGACACGCATCAACGTCGGTCACCTGACACGGAAGGGAAACCGGGTGCCACCGGGCTTTGAAAAGGTTCTGGATGAAAAGACACTGGTCCGCATGACGGGATACACCATCGACTCTTCCCGTTTCGGTTCCCTGGTCAGTCTCTTCAACGACGGTATCCTGCTCCTCATTATACTTTCCGGGCTGCTCCCCTGGTATGCCGAGTACGTTGAATCCCTGAGATTCAATGCCGTCATCGCGGGGTTGCTCTTCCTCGCCGGGCCCGCCGCCGTCGGGTTCGTGCTCGATATTCCCTTCGAACTCTACGAAACGTTCGTCATAGAGAGAAAATACGGCTTCAGCACGATCAGCTGGAAGCTGTGGCTCTCAGACCTCCTGAAGGGGCTGGCCGTGTCCCTGGTGCTGACGGGAATCCTTCTCGGGTCACTTCTGGTACTGATCTTTCACGCAGGACCGGCATGGTGGTTCTGGGCATGGATATTGTTCGCCTGTTTTCAGCTCCTCATCATGTGGCTCTATCCCGTTGTCATAGCGCCTCTTTTCAACCGATATGAACCGGTGAAAGATCAAGAACTGCGTGACAGGATAATCGCACTGGTCGAGAAGGCCGGGCTGAAGGCACGAGGGATCTTCCAGGTCGATGCAGGGAAAAGGAGCAGGCACACGAACGCCTATTTCACGGGTCTGGGCAGATCGAAGCGAATCGTCCTGTTCGACACGCTCCTGCTCTCCCACAGCCATGACGAACTCCTCGCCGTTCTCGCCCATGAGATCGGGCACTGGAAAAAAAGACACATCATCAAACAGCTCTTGCTTATGGAGATCCTGTCCCTTTTCCTTTTCTTCATCATATCCCGCATTATGGCATGGCCGGAGTTTTACCATACCTTCGGCTTCAGCCGTATCAACCCCGCCGCCGGGCTCTTTCTCATATCGGCACTGTCGGGACCGGTGGCCTTCTTTTTCAGACCCCTGAGCTCGGCACTCTCCCGGCGCTATGAACAGGAAGCCGATGATTTTACATTTCATCTTACCGGAAGAACGGCCCCTCTCATTTCCGCCCTGAGGGGACTGGCGCGTGATAATCTGTCAAACCTATACCCTCACCCCATCTATGCCTGGTTCTATTATTCGCACCCGCCGCTCCTGGCCCGCATTGCCCGGCTCCAGGAGTTCCGAAAGAAAGAAGATATTGATTTTCAAGGACCGGTTGTTGTAGATTCTCCCTAA
- a CDS encoding FAD-dependent thymidylate synthase — protein sequence MDILLAGFNVDYETLQTLTASHPGMDNITPETISAAYARISRNPLPVNELRAISRREIEKARRSNESIVFDMGHSSIAEHAVFNIDVLGVSRLIVEEIEKFRLCSFTEKSQRYIRLEDDFVIPAELVDDESRMLFRETVKEQNALYHDLFRALREYFFDTHRDLAEKPSHRMTLEGWAKEDARYIVSLATETQLGMTLNARNLELMLRRSAAHHLAEMREYGARLYDATRHIAPSLVRYTEATPYDLHSRNELREHMATLAEQKNATGGDPVILLHATPGADDIILSSLLHSLSNRSMEQCRKTVSRLTTEEKKDIIKTACRRMEAYDSPPREFENADILYELTISASCFAQLKRHRLATITSQQYDPALGVTVPPSIEAVNMNGPFMERISRTNEVYERIARSAPAAAPYILTNAHRKRVIMKVNVRELYHISRLREDRHAQWDIRETARHMVMRARKVMPLSLLFACGKDSFADLRESILD from the coding sequence GTGGACATTCTTCTTGCGGGATTCAATGTCGATTACGAAACACTGCAGACCCTCACGGCATCTCATCCCGGCATGGACAACATCACACCGGAGACCATCTCGGCCGCCTACGCCCGCATCAGCAGAAACCCCCTGCCCGTGAACGAACTGCGGGCGATCTCCCGCCGTGAGATCGAAAAAGCCAGGAGATCAAACGAATCGATCGTCTTTGACATGGGCCACAGTTCCATCGCGGAACACGCGGTTTTCAACATTGATGTTCTCGGCGTATCCCGGCTCATCGTCGAAGAAATAGAGAAATTCCGCCTCTGTTCCTTCACGGAGAAATCACAGCGCTACATACGTCTCGAGGACGACTTCGTCATACCCGCCGAACTGGTCGATGACGAGTCGCGCATGCTTTTCCGCGAGACCGTGAAGGAACAGAACGCGCTGTACCATGACCTTTTCAGGGCCCTGCGGGAGTACTTCTTCGACACGCACCGGGACCTCGCCGAAAAACCTTCGCACAGGATGACGCTCGAGGGGTGGGCAAAGGAGGACGCACGGTACATCGTGTCCCTGGCGACGGAAACACAGCTCGGCATGACCCTGAACGCCCGGAACCTGGAATTGATGCTGCGGCGCTCGGCGGCGCATCATCTTGCTGAAATGCGGGAATACGGCGCCAGGCTGTATGACGCAACACGTCATATCGCGCCCTCCCTCGTCCGGTACACCGAAGCAACGCCCTATGATCTCCATTCCAGAAACGAACTGCGTGAACATATGGCAACACTGGCCGAACAGAAAAACGCGACCGGCGGCGATCCTGTAATACTCCTGCACGCGACGCCGGGAGCAGACGATATCATCCTCTCCTCTCTTCTGCACTCCCTTTCGAATCGATCCATGGAGCAGTGCAGGAAGACAGTGTCCCGCCTTACCACGGAGGAAAAGAAGGATATCATAAAGACCGCCTGCCGGCGGATGGAAGCGTACGACAGCCCGCCGCGGGAATTCGAGAACGCCGATATTCTCTACGAGCTCACCATCAGCGCAAGCTGCTTCGCCCAGCTCAAGCGTCACCGCCTCGCCACCATAACCTCCCAGCAATACGACCCGGCACTGGGGGTGACCGTTCCCCCGTCGATAGAGGCGGTCAACATGAATGGCCCCTTCATGGAAAGGATATCCCGGACGAACGAGGTCTATGAGCGGATCGCGCGGTCCGCTCCCGCCGCCGCCCCCTATATTCTGACCAACGCCCATAGAAAACGGGTTATCATGAAAGTAAATGTTCGCGAACTCTACCACATTTCCCGTCTCAGGGAAGACCGTCACGCCCAGTGGGACATCCGTGAGACGGCTCGCCATATGGTAATGCGTGCCCGGAAGGTCATGCCCCTCTCCCTCCTCTTCGCCTGCGGGAAGGACAGCTTTGCCGACCTTCGCGAAAGCATACTGGACTGA
- a CDS encoding TIGR00725 family protein: protein MPEIMVRQKPYIIGVVGSHSDRSPAMTDAYRIGEEIARRGHVLLTGGGTGIMKAASEGAHRAGGLVVGILPNDRRCPLAGYPNDFVDIPIYTGMFDGRNVINAKTPHVLIALAGGAGTLSEIAIALKSGTPVVGLGAPTMEPVETGRLFTVSTVEEVMEQVDRILHGLAT from the coding sequence ATGCCGGAAATCATGGTCAGGCAGAAACCATACATTATCGGTGTCGTGGGCAGCCACTCGGACCGGTCGCCCGCCATGACCGACGCGTATCGTATCGGCGAGGAGATCGCCCGGCGGGGTCATGTGCTCCTGACGGGAGGCGGCACGGGGATCATGAAGGCCGCTTCAGAGGGAGCGCACCGGGCGGGCGGCCTGGTCGTCGGCATCCTGCCCAACGACCGCCGGTGCCCACTGGCGGGATATCCCAATGATTTCGTCGATATTCCCATTTACACGGGCATGTTCGACGGGCGAAACGTCATCAACGCGAAAACACCCCATGTTCTCATCGCCCTTGCGGGAGGAGCGGGAACACTGTCGGAGATCGCCATCGCTTTGAAGTCGGGCACGCCGGTGGTCGGCCTCGGCGCGCCAACGATGGAACCGGTCGAGACGGGCCGGCTCTTCACCGTATCGACGGTGGAAGAAGTAATGGAACAGGTCGACCGGATCCTTCACGGCCTTGCAACCTGA